The Flavobacterium sp. 20NA77.7 genome includes the window AGTAAGCATGTCAAAATATCTAGAAATACGTCGCATTTTTTCTGTAAAGAAAGCCCTAGTCAATGTGGTGGCATGGCACACTTGTTCAATTTCCCAAAGAATCATTTTGAACAACAATTCATTGACTTGATGGTACATTACAAACACCATTTCGTCAGGCAATGTGGTTCTTTGTATTTGAAGGTTTAGTAAGGCGTCTGTTTGAATATAATCCCAATATGTAATGGGTTTTGCCCAAAGCAATCCTTCTAAATGCGTGGCTGTTTTTTGATTGATATTTTTGAATTTTTCATCTAAAAGATCAATTTTTTCTTTTATCTCAGGTGTTAACATGCTGTGTTATTTAAATTTTATAGGATGCTTCAGTCCTTTATATTCTTCTAAATCTGCTTTTAATGAACCTACAGCCAAGCTTGCTTTTATTCGAACAGGAATTTTATTATTGTCGTCTGATATCCAAACGGTTAAACTTTCTTCTTCTTTAAAAACTCTTCCCGCTTGAACGAAAGGTTTAAAAACCATACAATTGATGTCTCCAAATTTAGTGTTTATATTTTCTTTACCAATAAATTTTAGTTTAAATTTAAAGGTTTCATCGTCAAAAAACATATCAATGGAAATAGATTCGTCAATTTTTAGTTCGTCTACTTTTGGATGATTTCTTAAGTGATAAAAAGAAGAAATGATGTCTTGAACTTCTTCCGGGACTTTAAATGTTTTTTCAGTATTGTTTTTATAGTCTTTTACCAAAACGGTGTTATTTGCTTGGTTAAAATACCCTTGCTGATTTTTAGTATAGCCTCCTTCGTTAATTTTTCTAATAAAAACATAAGGTTTGTTGGTTTCTTTGTCAAAATAACTTTCATAATTATCGTCTACTTTGAAAAAAAATTTTGTCATTCCTGTTGTATAACCCTTTCCTATAACATGATGCATTTTTTTGCCAGCTAAAGTCGCATCTTTTACTTCTAATGTTGCATGACCAGCATTTACCAAACCATAATGTATGCGAAATTTAAGAAATTCACCTATTGAATAGGAGTCAATTTCTTCTGTGTTGAAAGAATTTATTAGAATAAATAGGATGGAAAGCGAAAAAATTCTTTTCATTTTTTAGTTGTTTATTGATTATAAACACGTATAAACAATTATTGTTCCAAAAGTACAAAAACAAAAAAACTCAGTCAAAATAAATGACTGAGTTTTTATGCTATTAACCAACCAAAAAACTATAAATTATGAAAAACTTATAACAATATGAGTCTACTACCTCTCAGATTGCGAATGCAAAATTAGGTTCAATGTTGTGAAAAATTCAACAAAAATTCAACTTTAACACTTTTAACAGAAAAATAATTGAAATAATTGCTTAAAATTTAATAATACAAAAAAATAATTAAGAATTTTTGTAAACTTAACAATAGAGGTTGTTTTAAATATAACAAAAAAAGGCTAAAAAATTAAATTTTAGCCTTTTTTCTGTTCATAAATTATAATGTTCCTCTCAATTCTTGTTCGCGTTCAATAGATTCGAACAGTGCTTTGAAGTTACCGGCACCAAATCCTTTTGCCCCCATTCGTTGTATAATTTCAAAGAACAACGTTGGTCTGTCTTCTACGGGTTTGGTAAAAATTTGCAATAAATATCCTTCATCATCCGCATCAATCATAATTCCTAATTTTTGAAGTTCAGTAATGTCTTCTTTAAACTTAGACATGTGGTCTTTTAATCGTTCAGGAATTGCATCATAATAGGCTTGAGGAGGAGTGCTTAAAAATTCAATTCCTCTTTCACGCATTTTTGCAACAGTAGAAATAATATCATCAGTAGCAACTGCAATATGCTGTACCCCTTCATCTTCATAAAAATCTAAGTATTCTTCAATTTGTGATCTTTTTTTACCGTTAGCAGGTTCATTAATTGGAAATTTTATTCTACCATTCCCGTTACTCATTACTTTAGACATCAAAGCAGAATATTCGGTAGTAATTTGTTTGTCATCAAAAGATAAGAAATTAACAAATCCCATCACGTCTTCAAACCATTTTACAGCTTCATTCATTCTGTTCCATCCTGTGTTTCCAACCATGTGATCAATATATTTTAAACCAACTGGTTCAGGGTTATACTCTGATTTCCATTCGTTATAACCTGGTAAAAATACGCCGTTATAATTTTTACGTTCTACAAAAATAAAAACGGTTTCTCCATAGGCACCATAGATACCCGCACGAATAACTTCTCCGTTCTCGTCTTTTTCTACAGTTGGTTCAAAGTAAGGTTTTGCACCGCGTTTCGTTGTTTCTTTAAAAGCATTTTTTGCATCTTCAACCCAAAGCGCAATCACTTTTACTCCGTCACCATGTTTTTTTACATGTTCTCCAATAGGTGAATTGCTGTTTAATGCGGTTGTTAAAACTAAACGAATTTTGTCTTGTTTCAATACATATGATGCGCAGTCTTTCACTCCTGTTTCTAATCCTGCATAGGCTAAAGATTGAAAACCAAAAGCGGTTTTGTAAAAATGAGCCGCTTGTTTTGCGTTGCCCACATATAGTTCCACATAGTCTGTTCCTAATAAAGGTAAAAAGTCTTGTGCTCCTTCAAATATTTTTTCTAAGCCGTATTCGACTGATTTTATTTCTTGTGACATTTTTTTAATTTTTTGATGATTTAGATTTTAATCTAACCAAGATTGATAATATTTTTCATCTGCTATTTTCATAGCCTCTTCTGTAACCATTAAAGGTTTAAATGTGTCAACCATAACTGCCAATTCTTGCGTTTCAGTTTTTCCAATACTTCTTTCAACAGCTCCTGGGTGTGGACCGTGCGGAATGCCTGCTGGATGTAATGAAATATGACCCGCTTCAATGTCGTTTCTGCTCATGAAATCACCATCTACATAATACAACACCTCATCGGCATCAATATTACTATGATTGTATGGTGCAGGAATAGATTGTGGATGATAGTCATACAACCTTGGCACAAAAGAGCAAATTACAAACGCATCGGTTTCAAATGTCTGATGAATAGGAGGTGGCAGATGAATTCTTCCTGTAATTGGTTCAAAGTCATGAATAGAAAAGGCATAAGGATAATTATAACCATCATATCCAACAACATCAAATGGATGTGTGGCATAGATCATATCAAAAATTTCATCTTTCTTTTTGATTTTTATTAAGAAATCTCCTTTTTCATTATGTGTTTCTAATTCTTCAGGACGACGAATGTCTCTTTCGCAAAAAGGCGAATGTTCTAGTAATTGACCAAACCAATTTCTATATTGTTTAGGCGTGTAAACAGGTCTTCTGGATTCTACTATGAATAGGCGGTTGTCTTCTGTGTCGAAGTCTATTTTATAAATCATTCCACGTGGAATAACCAAATAGTCACCATATTTAAAATCTAGATTTCCTAGCATGGTTCTTAATTTTCCCGTTCCTTTATGGATGAAAATCACTTCGTCAGAATCTGTGTTTTTATAAAAATAATCTGTTGTTGATTTTTTTGGTGCGGCCAATACAATATGGCAATCAGCATTAGTCAACACTATTTTTCTACTTTCTAAAAAATCGTCTTGTGGCGCTACTTGAAACCCTCTTAGTCTGTAAGACTGAATATTGTTTGCTTTCGCAATTTTTGGAGCTACATCATATTGTTTTTTTATTTCTTTGACTTGTGTAGGTCTATGTTCGTGATACATGTTGGTTGACATTCCGTCAAAACCAATAGTACCAAACAATTGTTCATAATATAAGTCGCCATTTTCTTTTCTAAATTGAATATGGCGTTTATGAGGAATTGTTCCTAATTTATGATAAATAGGCATGGTTTTTTTGTTTAAAAGGTTAAAGTCTAAAAGTTTAAAGCTATTCTAAAAACTTTACTCAATAATCAACAAAAGGCATCTCATTCAGGATTTCTCTTGATGAGGAATTTTAAGTAGGCTAATAAATCTTTATAAATAAGAGGCATAGATTTATTTTAGTGTAACAAATATCGGAAAAAAAATAAAAAAGCCACTAAAAAGTGGCTTAATTTTTTATGATTCTTTTTCAAGATTTGAGTGGCGTTTACTATATAATAAATATACTATAATACCAAACGAACCCCATATTAAAAAAGTATACCAAGTTTCAGTTCTAACCTGAGTCATTAAAAATATATTAAAACAAACACCTAAAGTTCCCACAACATATACGGCAGGAGTTTTATAAGGTCTTTCTAATTCTGGTTTTTTTACTCTAAGAACCATAACTGCCATACACACCATTGCAAACGCAAGTAAGGTTCCCATAGAACACATTTCAGAAACTTTTTCAATAGGTGTTAACGCTGCTACAATAGAGATTATTAACCCTATTAGAATGGTGCTTTTATGTGGAGTTAAAAATTTAGGGTGTAAATCTTTAAAAAACGAAGGAAGTAGTCCGTCTTTAGACATTCCTAAAAATATACGTGTTTGTCCTAACATCATTACTAACATTACCGACATTAAGCCTGCAGTTGCAGCTACTGTAATAAGTAAAGTTGCCCATTTTAAACCAACACCACTAAATGCAGAGGCCACTGGCGCAGCTTTATCTAATTGGTCAAAACGAACCATTCCGGTTAATACTAAAGAAACTAATATATATAGTACGGTACAAATAATTAAGGAAGCAATAATTGCAAAAGGTACATCTTTTTTAGGATTAATAGCTTCGCCCGCTTGAGTGGAAACGGCGTCAAATCCAATATAAGCAAAGAATACAATCGTTGCAGCAGTAAGTACACCGCCAAATCCAAAATTAATTTTTTCTACTCCATCAACTATTGTTGTGGTTTCTTCAGGAATGAAAGGCACCCAATTAGTCGTATCGATATAAAAAGCTCCTACAATGATAACAAATAACACGACTGCAATTTTTATGATTACAATGATATTGTTTGTTTTTGCAGCTTCTTTAATCCCTTTAACTAGGATAGCAGTAATTAACCAAGTAATTAAAAATGCAGGAAGGTTAAAAACCAATCCAGATAAGTCTATAGAAGAATAATGTTCTGCAAATTTAGCCACTCCTTCGCCCGTAGCAAAGTTTTGAAAATCTTTAAGGGAAGTCAAACTTTTAAAAGCACCAGCAAATTCTGCGTTTGCAAATGCACTTTTTATTTGTTCAAACGTAGCATTTGTATGAGTAGCAAGGTACTCTTTTACTGCATCTACTGCTTTTGCATGATTTAATTTTTCTACGGCTGTTGCCTTATCAGATAATAAACTGAGGGGAAGTCTTACGTGAAAAAGACCTAATAATTTGGTGAAATATCCACTCCAAGCTACCGCTACGGTTGTGGCTCCCATCATGTATTCTAGAATTAAATTCCAACCTATGAACCAAGCAAAAACTTCTCCAATAGTACCATAAGCATAGGCATATGCCGATCCTTCTACGGGAAGTACAGAGGCAAATTCTGCATAACAAAGAGAAGCAAATAAACATCCAATACCGGCAATTACAAAAGACAAAGCTAATGCTGGCCCTGCATAATCGTGAGCAGCAATACCCGTCAATGTAAAAATTCCACCTCCAATAATTGCTCCAATTCCTAATGAGGTAAGTCCCCATCGTGTAAGAACGCGATTTAAACCGCTTTTTTTCATGTCTGCTTCAAATGCTGAAACAGGTTTTACTCTCCAAATTGACATAATTTTAGTTTTTTAGTTTTCAAATATATGATTTTTTAATAAAAAATAAAGATTTTAAAAAAGGGTTTAAAAAACAAAACCTAAATTAAACCATAAATTATTGTTTCCTGTTTCTGGGGACCAACTGTATTTAATCTCAATGGGGCCAATAAATGACTCATAACCATAGCCAAAGGCAAAACCAGAATAGGAAGGACGGTTAATCCAATCTTGGGTAGCATTAAAAATAAAATTTCCAATATTTGCTGCGTTATAGGAAAAATTGACATGATTTTTTCTGTAAAATTCATGATCAACCGTTGCAGAAGTTTTTACATAACTATTTCCTAAAATGCTTAAATAGTTGTAACCATAAAAAGATTTTATATTATTTACCTCTCGAAAACCATACCCGCCAAATACAAAATCAAAATAAGGAGAACTGTTGGTGCCTATTTTGCTTCCTCCTTCAGCTTGCACTAAAAAAGATAGCTTTTTTAAGGGAGAAAATGCAATACCAAAATCAAATTTACCTATGGAGAAGCGATCAAAATTTCCAGAATAATCAGACGAGTAAACAAAGGTTTTAAAGTTGCTTTTTACGTACCAGCCTTTAGTGGGAAAATATTTTTTATTAAAACTGTCGTGTGTAATGTTTCCAAAGAAAGATAAATAATCACTATTCTCAATAATACCATTATTTATTGAAAAATTTTGTGTTTTCATTTTTAAATGCTGCCATTCTGTTCCTAAACTTATGGTGAATTTTTTTGAAAAAATTGTTTGAATAAAAAATTGATTACTTAAACTACTATAATCTAAATTAATAGTCCGTAAGTCGGGACTATTAAATAATTGGCTAATCCCAAAATCACTTGAGATGTTTTTGTTAAAAGTTACAAAACTTGAATTGAAACCTACGCTCCAATAAAATCCATTATCGATAAGGTAATTTAAATCATATCTAAAATTGTCGCCTAATATTAAATCGACTGAAAAAACGTCATTTTTAGAAATAATTTTCTTTTGTGTTATATTTATTAACGCCCCACTTTTAAAAAAATCGTCATAATGTAATCCGAATTTTAAAAACGTATTGACCGGATTTTCTTTAAGTTCAAAGTTTAGGTTTTCGGCATCAAAATGGTATTTAATGGAGCTAAAATTTTGGGTAGCGGTTAAGTTTTGAATTCCTTTTTGAAATTCTGAATAGTTAATTTTAGAGTTAGAGCGAAGTTTTAATTTACCCAGTAAATAAGCACGAGTGTAGTTTTTAGTTTCATTAAAGTTAATTTCCTTTATTGAAAGGACTTTGTTTTCATTAACTAAGTCAGGTTTTTTATATTCTTTGTTTTGAAGTAAAATCAATTTTTGAATCTGTTTTTTAGCTTCAGTCTCTCCTATAGTTATAATTTTTTTTCCATCATCGAAAGATAAAACCGAAAATCCATTAATATTGGGTTTAATATAAATATCTGTCAGCTTTAATTTATCTTGCATTTTATCAAGTGTACTAAAATTTGAAATTTGCAATAAAATAGTGGTTACTCCATTTAAATCTTTTCTTGTTTTTAACTCATCTTGTACATCAACTCCAATAATATAATCTGCTCCTGCAGCTTTTAAATTTTCTATGGGATAATTGTTTTTAACCCCTCCGTCAATTAATAATTTATTATCAATTTCTATAGGATTAAAAAGAG containing:
- a CDS encoding homogentisate 1,2-dioxygenase, whose translation is MPIYHKLGTIPHKRHIQFRKENGDLYYEQLFGTIGFDGMSTNMYHEHRPTQVKEIKKQYDVAPKIAKANNIQSYRLRGFQVAPQDDFLESRKIVLTNADCHIVLAAPKKSTTDYFYKNTDSDEVIFIHKGTGKLRTMLGNLDFKYGDYLVIPRGMIYKIDFDTEDNRLFIVESRRPVYTPKQYRNWFGQLLEHSPFCERDIRRPEELETHNEKGDFLIKIKKKDEIFDMIYATHPFDVVGYDGYNYPYAFSIHDFEPITGRIHLPPPIHQTFETDAFVICSFVPRLYDYHPQSIPAPYNHSNIDADEVLYYVDGDFMSRNDIEAGHISLHPAGIPHGPHPGAVERSIGKTETQELAVMVDTFKPLMVTEEAMKIADEKYYQSWLD
- a CDS encoding DUF3108 domain-containing protein yields the protein MKRIFSLSILFILINSFNTEEIDSYSIGEFLKFRIHYGLVNAGHATLEVKDATLAGKKMHHVIGKGYTTGMTKFFFKVDDNYESYFDKETNKPYVFIRKINEGGYTKNQQGYFNQANNTVLVKDYKNNTEKTFKVPEEVQDIISSFYHLRNHPKVDELKIDESISIDMFFDDETFKFKLKFIGKENINTKFGDINCMVFKPFVQAGRVFKEEESLTVWISDDNNKIPVRIKASLAVGSLKADLEEYKGLKHPIKFK
- the hppD gene encoding 4-hydroxyphenylpyruvate dioxygenase codes for the protein MSQEIKSVEYGLEKIFEGAQDFLPLLGTDYVELYVGNAKQAAHFYKTAFGFQSLAYAGLETGVKDCASYVLKQDKIRLVLTTALNSNSPIGEHVKKHGDGVKVIALWVEDAKNAFKETTKRGAKPYFEPTVEKDENGEVIRAGIYGAYGETVFIFVERKNYNGVFLPGYNEWKSEYNPEPVGLKYIDHMVGNTGWNRMNEAVKWFEDVMGFVNFLSFDDKQITTEYSALMSKVMSNGNGRIKFPINEPANGKKRSQIEEYLDFYEDEGVQHIAVATDDIISTVAKMRERGIEFLSTPPQAYYDAIPERLKDHMSKFKEDITELQKLGIMIDADDEGYLLQIFTKPVEDRPTLFFEIIQRMGAKGFGAGNFKALFESIEREQELRGTL
- a CDS encoding amino acid permease gives rise to the protein MMSIWRVKPVSAFEADMKKSGLNRVLTRWGLTSLGIGAIIGGGIFTLTGIAAHDYAGPALALSFVIAGIGCLFASLCYAEFASVLPVEGSAYAYAYGTIGEVFAWFIGWNLILEYMMGATTVAVAWSGYFTKLLGLFHVRLPLSLLSDKATAVEKLNHAKAVDAVKEYLATHTNATFEQIKSAFANAEFAGAFKSLTSLKDFQNFATGEGVAKFAEHYSSIDLSGLVFNLPAFLITWLITAILVKGIKEAAKTNNIIVIIKIAVVLFVIIVGAFYIDTTNWVPFIPEETTTIVDGVEKINFGFGGVLTAATIVFFAYIGFDAVSTQAGEAINPKKDVPFAIIASLIICTVLYILVSLVLTGMVRFDQLDKAAPVASAFSGVGLKWATLLITVAATAGLMSVMLVMMLGQTRIFLGMSKDGLLPSFFKDLHPKFLTPHKSTILIGLIISIVAALTPIEKVSEMCSMGTLLAFAMVCMAVMVLRVKKPELERPYKTPAVYVVGTLGVCFNIFLMTQVRTETWYTFLIWGSFGIIVYLLYSKRHSNLEKES
- a CDS encoding patatin-like phospholipase family protein; amino-acid sequence: MLKQKENRGNKKKVHCCECYLYVCLFIFSFFLFPLSGNAQETLKKPKIGLVLSGGGAKGLAHIGVLKVIDSLGIKIDYIGGTSMGAIIGGLYASGYNAKQLDSIFTTIDIDALIQDYIPRSSKSFFEKRNDETYAFTLPFNKLKLGTPSALSKGMYNYNLLSQLTYHVRNISDFSKLPTPFFCMATNIENGEEVILDKGVLAQALVASGAIPSLFNPIEIDNKLLIDGGVKNNYPIENLKAAGADYIIGVDVQDELKTRKDLNGVTTILLQISNFSTLDKMQDKLKLTDIYIKPNINGFSVLSFDDGKKIITIGETEAKKQIQKLILLQNKEYKKPDLVNENKVLSIKEINFNETKNYTRAYLLGKLKLRSNSKINYSEFQKGIQNLTATQNFSSIKYHFDAENLNFELKENPVNTFLKFGLHYDDFFKSGALINITQKKIISKNDVFSVDLILGDNFRYDLNYLIDNGFYWSVGFNSSFVTFNKNISSDFGISQLFNSPDLRTINLDYSSLSNQFFIQTIFSKKFTISLGTEWQHLKMKTQNFSINNGIIENSDYLSFFGNITHDSFNKKYFPTKGWYVKSNFKTFVYSSDYSGNFDRFSIGKFDFGIAFSPLKKLSFLVQAEGGSKIGTNSSPYFDFVFGGYGFREVNNIKSFYGYNYLSILGNSYVKTSATVDHEFYRKNHVNFSYNAANIGNFIFNATQDWINRPSYSGFAFGYGYESFIGPIEIKYSWSPETGNNNLWFNLGFVF